In Phaseolus vulgaris cultivar G19833 chromosome 3, P. vulgaris v2.0, whole genome shotgun sequence, the sequence ATTACCCAAAACGGATCCCCAGCTCTTTGACCTTCGAATTCATCCGGTGATCCACCTAATGCTAAAGCAATTCCACGCATAATTTTCCTTGCAAGGTCTAAGAAAAGAACTATATGAGGAAACAAGAATTTAACGGTAAGAACTCACATGATGGAAAAAAGGAGTGGAGGAGTACTATACATGCCTGTGCAGAGACTAATATACTCCTCCATAAGAACTTTGAATATTGGTGGATTTTGTGGCCTGCATGGTGAACACAAAAACGGAAGAGGGTCAAACCGAATGACATAAGTATCTTGCAACAGAGAATCTTCTTTCTGAATGCTAATACTCCAAGGTCCAACTCCCTTGTCTAGTAAATCAAATGCTAGATAGAGTACCAGAACCAGGTCACAGAGAGCATCAATCCTGCTAAAGTATCCATAGACTATAAATCCAATTCTATGAATCTTCCTAGTTAATGAGAAATTCGGGATTAAAAGTATGTATGTAATTGTTCTCGAGCTAATATTTAGCTAAATATTGAAGGGTGTTTGTGGAGGAATACATGCAGTAATAAACAGAAAATCCCTATTTCCATGTACCACTGGTTGCTTCCTTCCATAGTTTTGCCCAGATCTCCATACATGCCCTTGGTCACTTCTCTATAGCACTGTTAAAGGAAATTAAATGGATCATTTGTTGATTGATAGAATCACAAGAATCAGAGTGAATTCTGGAACTGCTACGCTAGGCTCTAATCAGAGAAGAGAATGAAATATTGAGGAAATCTGATCATGAACAATGTTAAATACTACTTGATCCATGAGCTATATTAGCgaaataaaattaatacttGACTCTAAATTGCACTAAGATGAGCCTAATGCcgataataattaataaagtaaaaaaatcatttcaaagTGTTCTGACAGTTCTGTGACATGTATATCAGAAAAGAACGGAACCAAAAACAGACACTCAATTTTATGTTAAGCAACTTGCAAGACTTACATCAATAGCTTCATGCATGTCAAGTACACCTTTGGTTATATTTTCTCCAATCCTTTGATAACCTCTGCATCAGACATCAGGCTGCTATCAGTAGAAATTTGATTCATAAACTTCATGATCTGAAATTAAACTTATATACAAAGTAGATCGCTGTAAACCAAACCAAGCAAACCTGTATCCAGCAGCcggagtcattttgatttttgccTTTTCTTCGTATGGAAGTTCAAAGAATCTGCGCGTTACATCTCTAACTTCTTTGAGGAGGGTCTCCGGAACACCATGTCCTTTCTGTCAATCAAGGAATGCAGGGTTTGAACATTAAACACAAAATTCTAAGTGCCATGCATGATTTTAAATTGCGGTTTGCTTTTCCAGTCTTCTGTGCATCAACTACTTTTGCCAATAATTTCAGTAGCCACCACTTGATCGCAGGGATATAAATGGGGGTGAAAAATTCATGGATTAATTTTCTATGCAATTTTACTAGTACCATAAACCTATTCACGAAATTTTCATCCCTATAATAAACAAACTCTCAAGAAAAGAGAGTAGTCAATTCTTGAGTTGAAATTGAAGAATTCTGTTCAGAGCAAAGCCTTTTGGTAGCAATAGTTTGACTTAAAGCTGCCATAAAcgttatttatcaaattaacaTTGGTATCCGAAATCAAAGGTACATTCATTTACTGTGAGccattattattttcttttatcatttcAATCTTCTAGAAACATAAGCTATCTGCGGTACTATAGCAATGTAaccattattttatatatatttggaaTGTATATGAAATTCAAAACATCTTATTCTTTGAAGAAGTTGCAGTGGACGCACTGAAATTTATGCAAGAACTTATCAATTTGCTTTCTAttctaaaactaaaaataataagaaaatgttTCGTGAATACCCAGAAATATATGAAGAGATTTTTTTGTGTGGATAGAATTGTAAGATATATAATGCcaataaaagagaaataaaaaaataaagagtcTATAATAAGTTCCTTTAAAAAGAGAGTGTATCTGTATGATTGTGGAAGAATTTTTTTGCTTCAAAGCTCTCTTGCATCGAAATGTGTAAAGAAACCATAGAAGGGAAAAGGGAAAAGGGAAAAGGTGTTAATAGAATCAGCAAACAAATACCACGTAGAAGAACCCTGCCTCTGTACAAGCCTTATCCAATTGTCTAACAACCTCGAGTACACCAGGGTCCTCGGCCATTTTGGGATCATCTGCCTTAGCCAAAAGCGGACTAATATCTGCATCACCGTCACCGTTATAAAAACTATTATTAGTCATTCTTTGTTCTTAAACTGAATATTTTACTCCCCAATTCTCCGCTATACACCGTCCTAAGCAAATGCAATATCAATATAACATATTTAGGTAAATTCCGATAAACCAAAGTAAATGTGTGCTCAAAATCATGGAAAGTAAAACCGTGAGCGTGTACAAACATGTCTGAGTATACACAAAATCAGAAAAACACAACAAGAATTTGAGAGCATGAATATGCATAATGGAATTAAGAATCGAGGAAAAGATGAAAGTAACGAGAACGAGGGTGATGGAAGTGGGAAGGGGGTTTACCAATTACGGGGATGGAACTAAAGTCCGTGGCCATGAGGGAATTGTGATTATCTGAAACTCAGTGCACTTTGTTTCTTTACTATGGATTTGTTTGTAGTATGGAAGAAGGTATGAAAAAGGAATTGCATATCCTAATACTGCAGGTGAAGTGACAGATTCAGGAACATGACGAGACAGCAGAGTTGTCATCTACCCCTAAAAAAAGCATCAGGCCTCTTGCATTGGACCCACATCAACACAATCTATGCCCAATAATTTATGTACTTTAttctaaacataaattaatCTGTGCGGTGCCTTTGTCGATTGTTTATAGTAATTATACaggtattttaattatttttttttataaaagttttgatGTAGCATCATGCAACTTGAAAgtgcatataaaaaaataaaataaaattgaattctaATATGTAATacaaaagtatattttttttactaaaaaataaagtgttaattttttatgttgatatatatatatatatatattaatattttaaaaaaatactatatgaAGATTTGTTGGAAGATTTGAAAGGATAAACACATTCTATAGTTATTTGATAGTGATAGAGTTTGagaatgtaataaaatattaaaactgaaaaataaGATCATTTTCCTGTTTGTGaaacatattattttttctattattcaTGTGAGTTTTGACTATTAACTGGCGTTAGAGAAATATttccaaataattttataattattaactGTTTGGTGGTACTAAACCATTATGTCTCTAGTAGTATAATTAGATGTTATTACTTCTTTAGTTATCAGGTAGTCTTTTAAAGAGCCAAATAATTTTTCCCTAACCcaccttaaaaaaaatactaatttcctttttatttttttctctcaagCACTAAAACAATATAAAAGATAAGGAAGAGATCCTGGTGCATTTGTATCTATgtcatttataaaataaagtaacttagagaaaaaaataatcattagcACAAAATGTATAAACAACGACTATTTATTTAATGCGGTTTTAGGGTTAGTCGCTGTCATTCAAAATCcgataacattttttaaattaatttcaatttacGAATGTGACTatttaaatagccgcatttTTAAATCAAAACGCATGATTTACTAATGCGGCTatttaaatagccgcattcttaaatcaaagtgcatgatttacgaatgcggttatttaatTAGCCACATTCTTAAATCGAAGTGcatgatttatgaatgcggctatttaaatagccacattcgtaaatcaaagcgcATGATTTAAGAATGTGGCTATTACTAATAGCTgcattcttaaatcattttttaccctAATTTTTAATCGCGTCACTTAGgctttcatactttctttctttttggcGCTTCGCGTTTTCTCTTTTTCTGCTCTGATGTTCCTCTCTTCTGCGAGTTTCATTGTGTTCTCGTACCAATGTAAGTTCGTTTCGATTcgctttctttcttcttcaccaatggtttataaattttgtTCGTTTCACttgtttatttgtttgttttcttacaTTGGCGAAGGGTTCTCTGAcacttcattttctcttttatgcTCTCGTGCTTCCTCTCGTTTTTTACGAGCTTTCATTGTCTTCTTGGTGCCATTGTAAGTTCTTTTTgagttctctttcttcttcaccattgatttatatatttttttttcgtttctcttatctatttgttttcttgtattgACGAAGGTCACCAGCTTCATTGCCTGCTGTTTGGATTTTTGTTATGCCGTATTTGCTCCGTTGTTGTTGCTGCCACCGCTATTGCTGCCTTAGGGTTGagggttttaatttttttttaaaataaataagaatgcggctatttaccatagccgcatttgtaaatcgcatttatgaatgcggctaaatagccgcacttgtaaatctttgatttaagaatgcgtgctgatcaagTGCGGCTATATAACCACtcttgtaaatgtaaaatagccgcactCGTTTGGCCTGTCTGCACTGGTGAATTagttaaaattaactaaattagatattattttatagactaaaaaaattattaatttctaaattagtttctaaattggtatctaattaactaccaagattaaatttgctaaaaaaaaaccttggtagctaattagatattaatttagaaactatttatcaataatagaaactaatttagaaatcaatatttttttagccTCATcttatttagttaatatagtaactaattatttttagtctaaaaaattggtttctatttaataattttctagtagtgtAAGTACCAAACTAAATTCTCCACAATGATTCTTTTATACTCATATTCTCCTCCACTTGAAAATTTTGATGAAATTAACCAAATATCCACACCATGTATTATTATTTGCCATcatgttgtttatttttgtgATACGTCGTAGTGGGATCAAACCCATGTAAAGTTGTTAATGTTAATTGACTTTATCATAACATCTACTAGGTTTTCACCAGTGTGAATCTTTTGCATATTTACACTTCCTTCCTCTACTACTTTTCGAACAAAGTGGTAATGAATACTTATGTGCTTTGTCCTGAAATGAAAGACAAGATTCTTAGCAATGTGCAAGGCACTATTTGTCACAATATACAATAAGCATTTGCACCTTGTGCCCAAGTTCCTCCATTAACCTTTGAATCTAGATAGATTTCTTGCAAGCTTTCGTAACTGTCATGTACTCAACTTTTATAGTAGACAAAGATACAAAATCCTATAACTTGGATAACCAACTTGCTATCGCTCCTACAAATGTAAACACATAGCAGTAGTAAATCTTCTTTTTATCAAGATCACTTGCAAAATCTGAATTGCCATAACCTTTGATACCTAATTATGATCCTCCAAAACATAATACAACACCTAAGGTTTGTTTGATGTGCCTAAAGGATCCTCTTAATATTACTTCAATGATTTCCACCTAGATGTGCACCACTCTCATTGCTTGTGCAATGTCTGGTCTTGTACAAATAATAACATATACAAAAGATTTCCCATCATTGATGCATACGATACTCGAGACATTTTTATTCTCTTTGCTTCATTACTAGGACTCATACTTAAGGATAACTTACAATTGATAGGGAATGGATCGAGACTTGCTTGCAATCTTACATGTTGAAGTGCCACAAGGTTTTCAAGATATAATTCTTTTAAGAAAGTCAAATCTTCTTATCTTTTCTGTCTTGGTGAATTTAcatctttaaaattttgttaaataaatttttaaccgtcataaaaaatagttagatgacatatttaaatatttttctatgataaatattttagaacTCATACATGAATTGAACTTTTTATGACGAGTTGTATAAGTATATAACATAAAGTCTAAACTTTTTGAAGTGtcagcctaactgagatgtcaagttataTAATGATATCTAACatgaaaatttatataaaaaaatataaaatctaaactttatgtttcttatatttatattagttcTAAAATTGACATATAAGGTCTCTTTTAGCCATTTACattagtttaaatattttaaacctTAAAACCTATCCTCCAATTTGAAAAACTCAACCTCTAGAATTCCGTGAACTACGAGATGTAATAAAGCAACAAAATAACTTGTGACCTAAAGTctctaaacaatttttttttgcaacTATGCATCTTAATATTTCCATTCATTTAACCTCTACGTTTACTTCTTTAACTCGTCTCCAATGTTATCTAAACGACCAAATAATGTTTCGTATTCCAAAacaatgtaaaaatatttgGTTTTCgaaataaagaaatttattttgaaactgAAAAGAAAAATCCAAAAATGTCTATTATATACATGTAATAACATATAGTTGGATAATGATACCCTTGACAGATTTCGGTAAAAACTTAATAGATTTATACTTATTTTGAAGAGTGGTATTTTTATCTATTGTGCTTATATTATTTTACCAAGATTTTGTGATCTTTTAGACACGGTCTCTTTTGCTTGCATTTAGGCCGAAAGAATAAAGAAGCTAGCAATTGTTACTCCCACTTGTATCTATATAATTCACGAAAAACTAGGGTAGAGGCAAGTGGTCCAAAGAGAACCAGTGCAATTATTAAGTTCACTTTTAAGCAAACCAAGAGCTTGCATTGGTTAAAGTTCATTTAGCTAAGAGGCCAAGTTCACTTGTAAAACAAAGCCGTATAGTTGTTGAAGCAACTTCCTTCCAACTACAAGCGACCTTAAACTTGAAAGGTAGGTCTATTAAGGTGCCTTTCGCACAACTAACTCATGTACCTAATGCTGTTTTTTTAAGTTAAGAAGACAAGTTTCTACTTAATTAGACCCATCCTCATCTTCCAAATATCTTATCAATTATATCTATGAAAGCATTTGAAACCCAACTTAAACTTTGTTTCATTGCATCAGACAATATTTTACACGAGCCAATGAAACCACGACACACACGCATGTGGTACGGAAATTTAATATCTATCGTCACATGCAACTAAACATACTTTTTTTTGTATCAttctttaatttagttttaaattaagTTAATAAAAGTCGGTAGGAGATGCTTTTGTATAAAATTCCAATATCActaaaataagtaattaattaagAATGCAAATTTTGTCTTTTTGTATGGCACAATCTCTCCATTTGGTGTTGTTTTTGCTAATGCATATACCCTGAattgaaatttgaattaataGAAGAAATTACAATTTTGAGAGGCAtaaaatggaaaggaaaatatcaaaaaagaattatttttacAGGCCTCAGCCAGGAAGAAGTAAACAAAATGTAGCAATGGTGAAAAAGGATGATAAATACCCAGAGGGATGGCGGAACAATTGTGACTAACATGAGATTCTGAACAGCTTATGGCGAAAGAACTAGTTACGTTGTTGAAGCATTCCCTGAGCCAGAAGAAGAGTGAGTCTTACAATACTGAACACTACTCTCATCCATTCTTTCCACCACATAATGCCCCAAACTCTCACTTGCCTCCACCAAATTCTCACTGCACAGGAACTCACTCCCACAGACCTTTTCCACCTCCCCAGAGAAGTCATGCACAAACACATGGGTCTTAGGGTTCCCACCTTTTTTGCTCCTCGCCAGAACTCCGGCGGTGAAGATTGCCGACATCCTTCCAGGGGCGTCGGGCCAGTCGCCACGTGGCCCGTCCACCAATATGACATCCCAGTCAACGTCGTACACGTGGTTGGGAAGGTCGTTGAGACCCAGTTTGCAGTCTGAAAACAAAAGATTCTGCACTGGCTTGCACTCGTTGGCTACCCGTTCTTTAACAGAGGTTATGAGCTCCTTCATCTCGCTTCTCTTGGTGGTGTATTGCACGTCGTAGGCGTCGATTTCTGGGTGCAGTTCTTCGTAATATGCAGCGTAATAACGGTTTTCGTCGATAAACACGGTTCTGCCGTAGTGGTTGAGGGCTTTCCAGAGAAGGGTTTCGGATGTGAGACCGAAGATGAGTAAGTTGCATGGGGATGAGCACTTTCGGAGCACGTCGGAGATGGGTTTGAGGTCTGAGTGTGGCATGTGGTTGGTATCGTTGGATTTTGAGGCGTAGTGGAGGAGAGTGTTGATGACTGTGGGAGGCAAAGGAGCAATTCCGAGACCAGAAACTGGGGCATTGGAAGAAGCAATGACCGAAGAAGTTGCGGTGGTGATGAAAGTGGATTCTCTTGTGTAAATGAGGGTGACGAGGAAAGCGAGGGTGAGGATTGATATAAAGGCTAGGAGCCATAGGCGATTGGAGCTTCCTTGTTTTTGGATATAAGGGTGGAGAAGGATGAATTTGGTGTTGGTGTTTGTGTTCTTCATGATGGTTTGGAAGAGATTGTGTGGTCTGGGAGAAAATTGGGAAAGAAGGGTTGAATTTAAAGAAGTAAGTGGAATAGCATAAGAGAGAGTTGAAGCAAATGTTGAGGGTGACCTGAAGTAGTAGTACCTTACATTATACATTGACCCTCCTACAAGCCTCTAGACTAGAACTGAAAATAACGTTAATGAGAGCGATTTAGttgaattttgttatatttggtCCATCATTCTTGATGTGGCTGGTTGTTATTTGTTTCATGAATGAATTAATTAGTTCCTAATAGAGATAGTTTAGTTTATGAGGAAGGTTTTGATGCAGAGCCAAAACGGGGTTAGGGGTGGGAAGATGCAGAAGGTACTGGGTTGGAGCGGTTGGAGCTAAGATGCAATAGCCGTAGCGACCCAGTAACTAATTACAAGCCAGAGGTCGCTTTTCCTTGTTGATTTAAGATTTTGTTCCTACGTAACCACCCTTTAGAATATTGGTAATTTCTTAGAAAAATAGCTACCCCCGAAGGAGACAATGTACCTGCAACGATTCAATTGGTCCCCGTGAAACACATTTGATTATCAACTTTGTACTTTGTAGTAGCGCATACTACTACTACTGCAAACACGCTGAGACGATTTCAAAGTCTAATAATATGGCCTAGGGATTTCTTTCTAATATTCTAATTTGGTTTCTGAAACATATTTTTCAGCCTGGTATTTCATCAGTCAAAACGTAAGTATCATTGTGTCAACTACCATAGTATTTTGCAAATTATTTAGTTAAGTAGCTTTTCCTTATTTCTACAACTTTAACTTTCTCATTCTTATGAATACGacagtttcttttatattaatatatagatatagagttggtagtattttaaatttgtcatataaaatttagaaaaaacagaaaataatttGGATATTGAATTGGCCTCTATCTTCATTATAtttcttcatatattttttcttttttcttttagcTTGGCATACATTCTATAATACATTCAAGTTATTTTATAGAATGAAAATAACTCTTAGAATTGTACAAGAGTGCTCCAAGAGTTATAAATATATAGAGTCACATGAATACCATTAAATACTAGACCTTTAGTATAAATTAAAACTTTGTAACAACACATTATTCAACATTCTCCCATCTAATGAATTAGTTATTTCCAATTACTTCAATTTCTTCTTGCATAGCGTTCATCGAAGCTTCTTCCTCACAagtttcttcaaaactttctaaCTAATACAACAATTGCACCTTTCATAAATATTACTCAAACTCCTCTTTCTTTTAGGAGTGGAGTTTGGAGATGAGGAACTTAAACCTGAAGAACTTAAACCTGAAGAACTTAATGAGGGTGAATAATTTGATGTACTTGAGAGTAATTCCTCATTTTTACATTGATCATTTTGAGTTGATAACTTTGCTGAAAAATTgttgttaaaattatttttccttaCCTTTTCTTCTTTCTAATTGCGAGAAGTCTTCTCATCAAATAACAAATCTCGATCAATTATCaccttcttcatcttcaagttGTAGAGCAGTGCTCTTTGACATAGTTTCATTCTCTTCTATTTTGAAATTTGAGCACAACAAACACATCCAAAAATTTTAAGATGGTTCATAGAAGATTTTCCTCCACTTCATGTTTTAAACGGTGTCATGTTCCATACTACTTTTGTTGGACATTTATTTAACAAGTAGTTATTGCATTAACCGTCTTGGACCAAAACATTTTGGACATtcccactacaagaaaaattagttttagtgATATAAATATTCATCACTAAATGTTATAAATATGTCACTATTAATATCttgtgatatttttttagatttgtcactattataaacaatattagtgacaagaaaaaaagatagtcacaaataatatataaatagtgacaaattttatatttatcactAATCTTTTGTCACAAAAACTTATATTTGTTGTAGTGTCCTTTCTCAAACAACACATACTTTGCCATTTCCATTACGGTTTCCTTCTTCCTCTCAaatactccattttgttgaatTGTATAACCAACTCTCAATTGTCTTTCTACTCCTTCATATCTTTCCAAAATTTTATGATTTCATTAGAGACATTCTCCTTTCCCCTGTCACTTCTTGATAATCTTTGTTTCTCAAAAATTGCTTTAAACCTTTTAAATACATCAAACACTTCAtagttttttcttataaaataaactCACATCATGTGAGTCAAGTTATCACTAAATAAAGTACCTATTCTGACAATGAGAAAGAGTATTCATTGGACCACATATATCTGTATGCACCAATTTCAACACTTCTTTGGCTCTCCTTGCTCCTTCCTATGGGAATGCTTGTTGATGATGTTGTCAAAGATGCATCCACacacttctctctctctctctcaatctTTAGTAGCTCAAATACCATATTCTTTTGAGAAAGCAACATAAGACTATTGTAATTTAAGTGCCCTAGTCTTTTGTGTCATAGATCAgagtaattttctttttttctcttaccATCAAATTGAGAGGGTGGAAAACTTCTATTATCTATAATTTTCATCAcaacaacaatttttttcttttaaataaaaaattatgcacTCTCAATTCTCAAATCGAAGAGAATATTATGCTCCAAAAGTTGTCCAATACTTAATACATTCATCTAATTGTGGAACGTAAAGAGTATCATAAATCACCTTGACTCCTTGTTTTGTTGTACCTCCGATGTTGTCTTTGTCTTCTACTTCAACATACTCTCCATTGCCTAATTTAACTTTTGAGGCAAATGAAGAGTCCATGTTAACAAAAGCTTCTTTATCTCGAATCATATTGTTGCAACCGCTGCCCAAACACCACACATTTTTATTAACATGTCCAAACCTTCCACAATTATAACATTGTGGATTGCCTTTACAACATGATTGTGCTTCATACAAATCTcacactatttttttaattatccatTATCTTTTCTTTCACTATCGTAACATCCTCCTCTTTCACGTGAGTTTCTTCCTCTTCCTTTGTCAAATTTGACACCTCTGGAAGAATCACTGATATTTGTTGATTCATCTTCTTGAGATGATATTATGAGTTTAGATTGAAGCATGCTTTCGATTAATTTTTCAACACGACATGACAATCTCTGATCATAAAATTTAAGTGATCCTATCAACCTTTGAATATTCATGATTGACAAGTCCTTAATCTCTTCTATAAGAGCCAAAATAATATAGAAGAGCCAAAATAATAAGATTTGTATCCACAATTTTTTTACCATTGTATCTTCATGATACTTCATTTGATTCATCAATTCAGAGAATCTATTGAAACTTTcattcaaactttatttttatttcattttttcattCTCAAAATCTTTCTTGAGAGATTAAAGTTTGACCGTTATCACCTTTGAATCTCCTTTAAACTTTTGTTGAAGAATATCTTAATGTTTTCTTGATTGTTTTTGCTCTCTGATCTTTGAAAATATTACTAGTTAGACTCCTCTTTGAATCATCCCAAGAACTCCCACAtaggtgatttttttttttctttttgtcgGTGTGTTGTGCAGCTGTAGTGGCTTTATCATTACACTATTTTTATGAACTCTAAGACATCTAAAGATGTAAACAAAGTTTCCATTTTTATAGTCCAAAAATCATAATTTCTCCTTCAAATAAAGAAACTTACATTGCTATAAATTGTGTTATTAGTTGTAGGAGTATAGGTGATCAACActttaatttgttgttgttgCAAGGATCTATAACTTGTGGAAGGATTTACAACTTCAATATTTTGTAGtataaaatttagaaagaaaaaaaaattggagatTGAATTTACCTCTTTcctctattttttctttcttttcttttggctTCGGATAACAACATATTATAACAACATATAGACAATATTATAGCAATTAGAAAGTGTTTTCAACTATTTTCCCCAAAATTTGTAtagcattttaaaaaaatctaatcaAAATGTTGGAAATTTTGTTATGCTGCTAAAAAATAGTCCTTAATTTGAGAATGAATGACaactaataaaaacatataatgtATCATTCAATAGACAAGTGGAAAAATTAAATGTTCCGATATATGTCAGATCTCGATGtttaacatgattttttttttaaatagtgaatttaaactttaacttttaatttattttattttacaaaatttgaattactcgattgaatttttataaattttactagtttttattttagtttctgtaaaataattttctttgtttttaattcttccaaaattttaaatcattgtttttagtctctaatatttattttaaatatataaaaaattattttgtaattttaagaATTGTTTTAATGTGTTACATACTGTTATAATATTAAAACACTGATATGCATaactttgaataaaaaatttcaacacATAATTAATTAGTATCATAGAATATTAAGAATAAAGAGGATGATTTCAATTTTACAAGgataaaaacagaaaatattttacaaaaataaagttaaactctcagaaataaaaaaatatatttaagtccTAAACTGCAGCCGTGAGTTTTAGTTGGGCCAAACCATGAAATGGATCAATTGCTCATCCTGAATGAACTTGATTTGACTCATTCTCTACTTCCTATatatagaagaaaataaaataggaCATGGCGTGGGAATATCCTATTATATATGTGATCAAATATTCAAAAGAAACAGTGTCCCATTTTTGAAACATTTAATCATAATCTGGTCTGTTGAAAAATGGAAGTAATAGCCTGACACTTTGGCAAGCATGTTAAACATTTGTCAAAATGCCTTTGGCCTAACTGATCATTATGACATATCCTTTGGTGCATGAAATGAACAGTGACATGATACTGGTGGGGTGTGTACCATGTTTTGACTCAAGTAGATATCTGAGGTCGCCATTCAAATTGTgggaaagaagagaaaaaaagagaaacaagGAGGGACCTCCACGTGATACAAAAGGTTGCCACATATTTTAAGCATGCCCAGTTATGGATTGCAGTAATTGGCCTTC encodes:
- the LOC137808277 gene encoding probable 2-oxoglutarate-dependent dioxygenase At3g50210, whose amino-acid sequence is MATDFSSIPVIDISPLLAKADDPKMAEDPGVLEVVRQLDKACTEAGFFYVKGHGVPETLLKEVRDVTRRFFELPYEEKAKIKMTPAAGYRGYQRIGENITKGVLDMHEAIDCYREVTKGMYGDLGKTMEGSNQWPQNPPIFKVLMEEYISLCTDLARKIMRGIALALGGSPDEFEGQRAGDPFWVMRLIGYPCVSSVNGTHVLKHDIGCGAHTDYGLLTLLNQDDDINALQVRNLSGEWISAPPVPGSFVCNIGDMLKIYSNGLYESTFHRVINDNSKYRVSVPYFYETNFDTTVEPLDTHKTRANGNKKFERPIYGEHLVRKVLTNFVLE
- the LOC137808279 gene encoding protein IRX15-LIKE, with the translated sequence MKNTNTNTKFILLHPYIQKQGSSNRLWLLAFISILTLAFLVTLIYTRESTFITTATSSVIASSNAPVSGLGIAPLPPTVINTLLHYASKSNDTNHMPHSDLKPISDVLRKCSSPCNLLIFGLTSETLLWKALNHYGRTVFIDENRYYAAYYEELHPEIDAYDVQYTTKRSEMKELITSVKERVANECKPVQNLLFSDCKLGLNDLPNHVYDVDWDVILVDGPRGDWPDAPGRMSAIFTAGVLARSKKGGNPKTHVFVHDFSGEVEKVCGSEFLCSENLVEASESLGHYVVERMDESSVQYCKTHSSSGSGNASTT